The Etheostoma cragini isolate CJK2018 chromosome 15, CSU_Ecrag_1.0, whole genome shotgun sequence genome window below encodes:
- the mapk8ip3 gene encoding C-Jun-amino-terminal kinase-interacting protein 3 isoform X16, with protein MMELQIDEVVYQDDYGSGSVMSERVSGLANSIYREFERLIRSYDEEVVKELMPLVVNVLENLDAVLTENQEHEVELELLKEDNEQLITQYEREKALRKQAEEKFIEFEDALEAEKKDLQVQVEFLELQAKQQELKTKNYSDQITRLEERESDMKKEYNALHQRHTEMIQTYVEHIERSKMQQAGSNSQSEGPGCGRTSKADRPPSLSLYPTGEGMEDGSESDSVAATPSSTASKSNTPTSSVPSATVTPINEGFLPQSEFDAMRAGNRRKSAKRLSRNMEVQVSQETRNVSIGMGSSDEWSEFQEIIDSTPELDMCVDPRVYGGGNSPSQGIVNEAFGINTDSLYHEIKDAKSDIIGDVDAGAELLGEFSVRDDFFGMGKEVENLLTENKQLLETKNALNIVKNDLIAKVDELSGEQEGLREELEALRQSKNKVDVRVKELEEELKRLRAEALGASRDSKDEGGDDFSSPMQDGDMTMTQRRRFTRVEMARVLMERNQYKERLMELQEAVRWTEMIRASRESPQIQEKKKSTIWQFFARLFSTSSSPPPVKRPYYSVNIHYKSPSPAGFSQRRSHTMCQISTSNRTLEFFPEELASNSVASLLSDSALLARREQRREQYRQVREHMRRDDGIMQACGWSVPSRFKQAGGQPDSAQDSPLKRQQPTIEKEDNRMKNVPVPVYCRPLVEKDPNRKLWCAAGVDLTGWRASNQELVPAKAPSGGSDPLHAEENGAGKKSSHSSPEKRKSKELQETDTMSSRVWILTSTHSASKVVIIDANQPGSLVDQFNVCNAHVLCISSVPAASESDYPAGEIVLDPGDSGAGGGGEDAVGVEGMLAGITLVGCATNCSVARSNCSSRTDTPIMDKGQAPTAPPMNGKIHPAQSAEEATEATEVPESTANHAEMRSGPPGPFTEHVFTDPQPRLSDASDRSAGQSKDETSQPPESEDGGEETKNYTSVAPTMWLGAQNGWLYVHSAVGNWKKCIHSIKLKDSVLSLVHVKGRVLVALADGTLAIFHRSEDGQWDLSNYHLMDLGRPHHSIRCMAVVHDKVWCGYKNKIHVIQPKSMQIEKSFDAHPRRESQVRQLAWIGDGVWVSIRLDSTLRLYHAHTHQHLQDVDIEPYVSKMLGTGKLGFSFVRITALLIGGNRLWVGTGNGVIISIPLTETVVLHRGQLLGLRANKVSPTSSGGVIHVYGDDGSEKSTGSFIPYCSMAQAQLCFHGHRDAVKFFVSVPGNVLATLNGSVLDSPSEGQGSTAPQETEAQSVHNVLVLSGGEGYIDFRIGDGEDDETEEGDSGGASQIKPALCKAERSHIIVWQVSYIPE; from the exons AG AAATTCATTGAATTTGAGGATGCGTTGGAAGCTGAGAAGAAGGACCTGCAGGTGCAGGTGGAGTTTTTGGAGCTGCAGGCGAAACAGCAAGAGCTCAAGACAAAGAACTATTCTGACCAGA TCACACGGTTGGAAGAGCGAGAATCAGACATGAAGAAAGAGTACAATGCTCTGCACCAGCGTCACACTGAG ATGATCCAGACGTACGTCGAGCACATAGAGCGGTCCAAAATGCAGCAGGCAGGgagcaacagccaatcagaaggcCCCGGCTGTGGACGAAC CAGCAAAGCAGATCGCCCACCTTCATTGAGCCTGTACCCCACCGGCGAGGGCATG GAGGATGGATCAGAGTCCGACTCAGTGGCGGCCACACCCAGCAGCACAGCAAGCAAGTCCAACACACCCACCTCCTCCGTCCCCTCCGCCACTGTCACCCCCATCAACGAGGGCTTCCTCCCACAGTCTGAATTTGATGCGATGCGGGCTGGGAACCGCAGGAAAAGTGCCAAGCGACTAAGCCGGAATATGGAGGTGCAGGTTTCCCAGGAAACCAGGAATGTCAGCATTG GAATGGGAAGCAGCGATGAGTGGTCAGAGTTTCAGGAGATCATCGATTCTACCCCTGAGCTGGACATGTGTGTGGACCCCCGTGTGTATGGAGGAGGAAACAG CCCCTCTCAAGGCATTGTTAACGAGGCCTTCGGCATCAACACCGACTCTCTCTACCACGAGATCAAGGACGCCAAGTCGGACATCATCGGAGACGTTGATGCAGGCGCCGAGCTGCTAG GCGAGTTCTCAG TCCGTGATGATTTCTTCG GGATGGGTAAGGAGGTGGAGAACCTGCTGACAGAGAACAAACAGCTCCTAGAGACCAA AAATGCTCTCAACATTGTGAAAAATGACCTTATTGCCAAAGTGGATGAGCTGTCAGGCGAGCAGGAGGGGCTGAGGGAGGAGCTGGAGGCTTTGAGGCAGTCCAAGAACAAGGTGGACGTCAGGGTCAAGGAGCTAGAAGAAGAACTCAAGAG GTTAAGAGCAGAGGCTCTCGGTGCGTCCCGGGACTCCAAGGATGAAGGAGGGGATGAT TTTTCATCACCCATGCAGGACGGTGACATGACGATGACGCAGCGCCGGCGGTTCACCCGGGTGGAGATGGCCCGCGTGCTGATGGAGAGGAATCAGTACAAAGAGAGGCTGATGGAGCTGCAGGAGGCCGTACGGTGGACAGAGATGATCAG GGCGTCCAGGGAAAGTCCTCAAATCCAAGAGAAAAAGAAGTCCACCATCTGGCAGTT CTTTGCACGTCTCTTCAGCACATCGTCCAGCCCTCCGCCTGTCAAGCGGCCATATTACAGCGTCAACATCCACTACAAGTCACCCTCGCCGGCTGGTTTCTCTCAGCGACGCAGCCACACCATGTGTCAGATCTCCACCTCCAACCGCACGCTGGAGTTCTTCCCCGAAGA ACTGGCCAGTAACAGTGTTGCGTCTCTCCTCAGTGACTCAGCACTGTTGGCCCGCCGAGAGCAGCGGCGTGAACAGTACCGGCAGGTCCGTGAGCACATGCGCCGCGACGACGGCATCATGCAGGCCTGTGGCTGGAGCGTGCCGTCTCGTTTCAAAcag GCTGGCGGGCAGCCAGACAGCGCTCAGGACAGCCCGCTGAAGAGACAACAG CCCACAATTGAGAAGGAGGACAACCGCATGAAGAATGTTCCCGTCCCGGTGTACTGCCGTCCTCTGGTAGAGAAGGACCCCAACAGGAAG TTGTGGTGTGCAGCTGGAGTGGACCTGACAGGATGGAGGGCCAGCAACCAGGAGTTGGTACCAGCCAAAGCCCCGTCGGGGGGCAGCGACCCCCTGCACGCTGAGGAGAACGGAGCTGGAAAGAAGAGCAGCCACAGCTCCCCAGAAAAGAGGAAG TCCAAGGAGCTCCAGGAAACAGACACCATGAGCAGTCGAGTGTGGATCCTCACCAGCACCCACTCTGCCAGCAAGGTGGTCATCATCGATGCCAACCAGCCGGGCTCACTGGTCGACCAGTTCAACGTCTGCAATGCCCACGTGCTCTGCATCTCCAGTGTGCCAG CTGCCAGCGAGAGTGACTATCCAGCAGGAGAGATTGTGTTGGATCCAGGTGACAGTGGAGCAGGAGGGGGAGGCGAGGATGCTGTTGGCGTGGAGGGCATGTTGGCTGGTATCACTCTTGTTGGATGTGCCACCAACTGCAGTGTTGCCCGTAGCAACTGCTCCTCGCGTACTGATACTCCCATAATGGACAAAGGACAAG CCCCTACTGCTCCCCCCATGAATGGGAAGATTCACCCTGCCCAGTCAGCCGAGGAGGCCACGGAGGCCACCGAGGTACCCGAATCCACGGCCAACCATGCAGAAATGAGATCTGGACCTCCAGGACCATTTACCGAGCACGTCTTTACCGACCCCCAGCCTCGTTTATCAGACGCCTCTGACAG AAGCGCAGGTCAATCCAAAGACGAAACTTCTCAGCCTCCAGAGTCAGAGGACGGAGGGGAAGAGACCAAGAACTACACCAGCGTGGCCCCCACTATGTGGCTCGGGGCCCAGAACGGCTG GCTCTACGTCCACTCGGCAGTTGGAAACTGGAAGAAGTGCATCCACTCCATCAAACTCAAAGACTCTGTGCTCAGTCTGGT ACACGTGAAAGGTCGTGTGCTGGTTGCCCTCGCTGATGGGACCCTCGCCATATTCCATAGATCAGAGG atggGCAATGGGATTTATCCAACTACCACCTAATGGACCTCGGACGGCCTCATCACTCCATCCGCTGCATGGCTGTAGTACATGACAAGGTTTGGTGCGGCTACAAGAACAAGATCCACGTCATCCAGCCCAAGAGCATGCAGATCGAG AAGTCCTTTGACGCCCACCCTCGCAGGGAGAGTCAGGTGCGCCAGCTGGCATGGATCGGTGATGGTGTTTGGGTGTCGATCCGGCTAGATTCGACCCTGCGTCTCTaccacgcgcacacacaccagCATCTCCAGGATGTGGACATTGAGCCATACGTCAGCAAGATGCTGG GCACTGGCAAGCTGGGCTTCTCTTTTGTGCGAATCACAGCGCTTCTGATTGGTGGAAACCGTCTCTGGGTAGGAACTGGAAACGGCGTGATCATCTCCATCCCACTGACAGAGA CGGTGGTCCTTCACCGGGGACAGCTCCTTGGTTTGAGGG CCAATAAGGTGTCTCCCACATCGTCTGGCGGAGTGATCCATGTGTACGGTGACGATGGCTCTGAGAAGAGCACCGGCAGCTTCATCCCCTACTGCTCCATGGCACAAGCCCAGCTCTGTTTCCATGGACACCGTGATGCTGTCAAGTTCTTTGTCTCTGTACCCG GCAATGTTCTGGCCACCCTAAACGGCAGTGTGCTGGACAGTCCATCGGAGGGGCAGGGGTCAACAGCGCCCCAAGAGACGGAGGCTCAGAGTGTTCACAACGTGCTGGTGCTGAGTGGAGGAGAGGGCTATATTGATTTCCGTATAG GAGATGGAGAGGACGATGAAACAGAAGAAGGAGACAGTGGCGGAGCTTCACAGATAAAACCTGCTTTGTGTAAAGCAGAGCGAAGCCACATCATCGTCTGGCAGGTGTCTTACATACCCGAGTGA
- the mapk8ip3 gene encoding C-Jun-amino-terminal kinase-interacting protein 3 isoform X9 produces the protein MMELQIDEVVYQDDYGSGSVMSERVSGLANSIYREFERLIRSYDEEVVKELMPLVVNVLENLDAVLTENQEHEVELELLKEDNEQLITQYEREKALRKQAEEKFIEFEDALEAEKKDLQVQVEFLELQAKQQELKTKNYSDQITRLEERESDMKKEYNALHQRHTEMIQTYVEHIERSKMQQAGSNSQSEGPGCGRTQRHKWRKSSKADRPPSLSLYPTGEGMVRGGFGGARMMPGKDIWQEDGSESDSVAATPSSTASKSNTPTSSVPSATVTPINEGFLPQSEFDAMRAGNRRKSAKRLSRNMEVQVSQETRNVSIGMGSSDEWSEFQEIIDSTPELDMCVDPRVYGGGNSPSQGIVNEAFGINTDSLYHEIKDAKSDIIGDVDAGAELLGEFSVRDDFFGMGKEVENLLTENKQLLETKNALNIVKNDLIAKVDELSGEQEGLREELEALRQSKNKVDVRVKELEEELKRLRAEALGASRDSKDEGGDDFSSPMQDGDMTMTQRRRFTRVEMARVLMERNQYKERLMELQEAVRWTEMIRASRESPQIQEKKKSTIWQFFARLFSTSSSPPPVKRPYYSVNIHYKSPSPAGFSQRRSHTMCQISTSNRTLEFFPEELASNSVASLLSDSALLARREQRREQYRQVREHMRRDDGIMQACGWSVPSRFKQAGGQPDSAQDSPLKRQQPTIEKEDNRMKNVPVPVYCRPLVEKDPNRKLWCAAGVDLTGWRASNQELVPAKAPSGGSDPLHAEENGAGKKSSHSSPEKRKSKELQETDTMSSRVWILTSTHSASKVVIIDANQPGSLVDQFNVCNAHVLCISSVPAASESDYPAGEIVLDPGDSGAGGGGEDAVGVEGMLAGITLVGCATNCSVARSNCSSRTDTPIMDKGQAPTAPPMNGKIHPAQSAEEATEATEVPESTANHAEMRSGPPGPFTEHVFTDPQPRLSDASDRSAGQSKDETSQPPESEDGGEETKNYTSVAPTMWLGAQNGWLYVHSAVGNWKKCIHSIKLKDSVLSLVHVKGRVLVALADGTLAIFHRSEDGQWDLSNYHLMDLGRPHHSIRCMAVVHDKVWCGYKNKIHVIQPKSMQIEKSFDAHPRRESQVRQLAWIGDGVWVSIRLDSTLRLYHAHTHQHLQDVDIEPYVSKMLGTGKLGFSFVRITALLIGGNRLWVGTGNGVIISIPLTETVVLHRGQLLGLRANKVSPTSSGGVIHVYGDDGSEKSTGSFIPYCSMAQAQLCFHGHRDAVKFFVSVPGNVLATLNGSVLDSPSEGQGSTAPQETEAQSVHNVLVLSGGEGYIDFRIGDGEDDETEEGDSGGASQIKPALCKAERSHIIVWQVSYIPE, from the exons AG AAATTCATTGAATTTGAGGATGCGTTGGAAGCTGAGAAGAAGGACCTGCAGGTGCAGGTGGAGTTTTTGGAGCTGCAGGCGAAACAGCAAGAGCTCAAGACAAAGAACTATTCTGACCAGA TCACACGGTTGGAAGAGCGAGAATCAGACATGAAGAAAGAGTACAATGCTCTGCACCAGCGTCACACTGAG ATGATCCAGACGTACGTCGAGCACATAGAGCGGTCCAAAATGCAGCAGGCAGGgagcaacagccaatcagaaggcCCCGGCTGTGGACGAAC TCAACGCCACAAATGGAGGAAAAG CAGCAAAGCAGATCGCCCACCTTCATTGAGCCTGTACCCCACCGGCGAGGGCATGGTACGTGGGGGTTTCGGGGGGGCTAGGATGATGCCCGGGAAAGACATCTGGCAG GAGGATGGATCAGAGTCCGACTCAGTGGCGGCCACACCCAGCAGCACAGCAAGCAAGTCCAACACACCCACCTCCTCCGTCCCCTCCGCCACTGTCACCCCCATCAACGAGGGCTTCCTCCCACAGTCTGAATTTGATGCGATGCGGGCTGGGAACCGCAGGAAAAGTGCCAAGCGACTAAGCCGGAATATGGAGGTGCAGGTTTCCCAGGAAACCAGGAATGTCAGCATTG GAATGGGAAGCAGCGATGAGTGGTCAGAGTTTCAGGAGATCATCGATTCTACCCCTGAGCTGGACATGTGTGTGGACCCCCGTGTGTATGGAGGAGGAAACAG CCCCTCTCAAGGCATTGTTAACGAGGCCTTCGGCATCAACACCGACTCTCTCTACCACGAGATCAAGGACGCCAAGTCGGACATCATCGGAGACGTTGATGCAGGCGCCGAGCTGCTAG GCGAGTTCTCAG TCCGTGATGATTTCTTCG GGATGGGTAAGGAGGTGGAGAACCTGCTGACAGAGAACAAACAGCTCCTAGAGACCAA AAATGCTCTCAACATTGTGAAAAATGACCTTATTGCCAAAGTGGATGAGCTGTCAGGCGAGCAGGAGGGGCTGAGGGAGGAGCTGGAGGCTTTGAGGCAGTCCAAGAACAAGGTGGACGTCAGGGTCAAGGAGCTAGAAGAAGAACTCAAGAG GTTAAGAGCAGAGGCTCTCGGTGCGTCCCGGGACTCCAAGGATGAAGGAGGGGATGAT TTTTCATCACCCATGCAGGACGGTGACATGACGATGACGCAGCGCCGGCGGTTCACCCGGGTGGAGATGGCCCGCGTGCTGATGGAGAGGAATCAGTACAAAGAGAGGCTGATGGAGCTGCAGGAGGCCGTACGGTGGACAGAGATGATCAG GGCGTCCAGGGAAAGTCCTCAAATCCAAGAGAAAAAGAAGTCCACCATCTGGCAGTT CTTTGCACGTCTCTTCAGCACATCGTCCAGCCCTCCGCCTGTCAAGCGGCCATATTACAGCGTCAACATCCACTACAAGTCACCCTCGCCGGCTGGTTTCTCTCAGCGACGCAGCCACACCATGTGTCAGATCTCCACCTCCAACCGCACGCTGGAGTTCTTCCCCGAAGA ACTGGCCAGTAACAGTGTTGCGTCTCTCCTCAGTGACTCAGCACTGTTGGCCCGCCGAGAGCAGCGGCGTGAACAGTACCGGCAGGTCCGTGAGCACATGCGCCGCGACGACGGCATCATGCAGGCCTGTGGCTGGAGCGTGCCGTCTCGTTTCAAAcag GCTGGCGGGCAGCCAGACAGCGCTCAGGACAGCCCGCTGAAGAGACAACAG CCCACAATTGAGAAGGAGGACAACCGCATGAAGAATGTTCCCGTCCCGGTGTACTGCCGTCCTCTGGTAGAGAAGGACCCCAACAGGAAG TTGTGGTGTGCAGCTGGAGTGGACCTGACAGGATGGAGGGCCAGCAACCAGGAGTTGGTACCAGCCAAAGCCCCGTCGGGGGGCAGCGACCCCCTGCACGCTGAGGAGAACGGAGCTGGAAAGAAGAGCAGCCACAGCTCCCCAGAAAAGAGGAAG TCCAAGGAGCTCCAGGAAACAGACACCATGAGCAGTCGAGTGTGGATCCTCACCAGCACCCACTCTGCCAGCAAGGTGGTCATCATCGATGCCAACCAGCCGGGCTCACTGGTCGACCAGTTCAACGTCTGCAATGCCCACGTGCTCTGCATCTCCAGTGTGCCAG CTGCCAGCGAGAGTGACTATCCAGCAGGAGAGATTGTGTTGGATCCAGGTGACAGTGGAGCAGGAGGGGGAGGCGAGGATGCTGTTGGCGTGGAGGGCATGTTGGCTGGTATCACTCTTGTTGGATGTGCCACCAACTGCAGTGTTGCCCGTAGCAACTGCTCCTCGCGTACTGATACTCCCATAATGGACAAAGGACAAG CCCCTACTGCTCCCCCCATGAATGGGAAGATTCACCCTGCCCAGTCAGCCGAGGAGGCCACGGAGGCCACCGAGGTACCCGAATCCACGGCCAACCATGCAGAAATGAGATCTGGACCTCCAGGACCATTTACCGAGCACGTCTTTACCGACCCCCAGCCTCGTTTATCAGACGCCTCTGACAG AAGCGCAGGTCAATCCAAAGACGAAACTTCTCAGCCTCCAGAGTCAGAGGACGGAGGGGAAGAGACCAAGAACTACACCAGCGTGGCCCCCACTATGTGGCTCGGGGCCCAGAACGGCTG GCTCTACGTCCACTCGGCAGTTGGAAACTGGAAGAAGTGCATCCACTCCATCAAACTCAAAGACTCTGTGCTCAGTCTGGT ACACGTGAAAGGTCGTGTGCTGGTTGCCCTCGCTGATGGGACCCTCGCCATATTCCATAGATCAGAGG atggGCAATGGGATTTATCCAACTACCACCTAATGGACCTCGGACGGCCTCATCACTCCATCCGCTGCATGGCTGTAGTACATGACAAGGTTTGGTGCGGCTACAAGAACAAGATCCACGTCATCCAGCCCAAGAGCATGCAGATCGAG AAGTCCTTTGACGCCCACCCTCGCAGGGAGAGTCAGGTGCGCCAGCTGGCATGGATCGGTGATGGTGTTTGGGTGTCGATCCGGCTAGATTCGACCCTGCGTCTCTaccacgcgcacacacaccagCATCTCCAGGATGTGGACATTGAGCCATACGTCAGCAAGATGCTGG GCACTGGCAAGCTGGGCTTCTCTTTTGTGCGAATCACAGCGCTTCTGATTGGTGGAAACCGTCTCTGGGTAGGAACTGGAAACGGCGTGATCATCTCCATCCCACTGACAGAGA CGGTGGTCCTTCACCGGGGACAGCTCCTTGGTTTGAGGG CCAATAAGGTGTCTCCCACATCGTCTGGCGGAGTGATCCATGTGTACGGTGACGATGGCTCTGAGAAGAGCACCGGCAGCTTCATCCCCTACTGCTCCATGGCACAAGCCCAGCTCTGTTTCCATGGACACCGTGATGCTGTCAAGTTCTTTGTCTCTGTACCCG GCAATGTTCTGGCCACCCTAAACGGCAGTGTGCTGGACAGTCCATCGGAGGGGCAGGGGTCAACAGCGCCCCAAGAGACGGAGGCTCAGAGTGTTCACAACGTGCTGGTGCTGAGTGGAGGAGAGGGCTATATTGATTTCCGTATAG GAGATGGAGAGGACGATGAAACAGAAGAAGGAGACAGTGGCGGAGCTTCACAGATAAAACCTGCTTTGTGTAAAGCAGAGCGAAGCCACATCATCGTCTGGCAGGTGTCTTACATACCCGAGTGA